A segment of the Rickettsia bellii RML369-C genome:
TAAGCAATAGTGTGACCAATAGCAGAAGTAATAAACTTACCCATTTGCTCCTGTAAAAATATTGAGCTTGATGGAGATGGAGCACTCAAAGTATCACGTTTAATTAAATAATCTATTTCGTGACTTAAATCTTCTTTAATTTCATAACCTAAGGAAGTTTTACCACCTACAGAATGCTGTCTATAATTTTGATCTGTGTTGGAAAGCACACTCTGACCACGACCGCTTTTATTGATAAATCCGCTTACACCTAGGGATAAATCACGATCTAAGAAATGTGGATCAGTAATACCACCATAATAGCTAGTAGTATTTTTACTTACCTGCACCCCAGCATTAAGTATTTTACCTGTACCTACTAAGTTATACTCTAAGAAAGAGAAGCGTCCAAATACCCCACCTGTGGTGTTATACCCTAAATCAAAACCGACAGAAGAAGTAGATTTTTCATCAACATCAACATTTAAGTCATATTTATCCTTGGTTTTTGCTTGAGCAAAAGTAATTCCTATCTTCTCAAAATAATCTAAGTTTCTAAGATTACGTTCTCCTTTTTCAATATAAGAACGGTTAAGTATATCATCTTCTTCAGATTTAAACTCTCTTCTTATAACATGATCTTCAGTTTTAAGGTTATTAATAATATTAATTTTATTGATATAAACTTTATCGGCTTTCTCTATAATAAATTTAATATTGATTGTATGATCAGGATTTTTTACAATATCAGGATAAACATTCACTGCTGGATAGCCTACTGCTGTAAAATATTCTCCAATTTTATCAGCAATATTTTCAACTGTTTTCATATTGAAAACACTACCTTGCTTAATATTGACAATTTTATTAACAGGAGTTATATCGATATTGGTTAATTTGTTTTCTATTGTAACATTGTCGAAATTATATTTTTCCCCCTCTTCAAGAGAATATGTAAGAACGAAATATTCTTTGGTATTATTTAACTCAGCTGATACCGAAATTACTCTAAAATCTGCAAAACCAACTGATTGATAGAATTCTTTTAATAATTCTTTATCATATTCAATACGATCAGGTTCATAAGTATCATTACTATCTAAGAAACGAAACCAACGAGATTCTTTAGTTAAAACAATAGATTTAAGCTCTGAATCGCTATAATTTTCATTACCACTAAAATAAATATATTTAATACCGGTTTTTGGTCCTTCTGCGATATCAAAAATAACCTTAACTCTATTATTTTCTAAATCTTCAATTTTAGGTGTTACTATAGTAGCAAAACGTCCGCTACGCTTATAAATTTCTGATATTTTTTTTACATCTAATTCAATTTTAGCTTGGCTTAAAGACTCACCTGCCATTGTATAAATCTCTTTAGATAGCATATTAGCTTTTATTTTAGAGTTACCTCTAAACACTACACTGCTTATAAATGGAGTTTCAGTAACGCTAACAATTAAATTACCATCGCTTGACATATCCATTTTGATGTTTCTAAAAAGTGAAGTAGCATATAAGCGTTTTATTGCTTCGTCTTCTTTTAAACTATTATAGCTTTCACCAGGTTTTAGCTTTAAATAGCTCTCAATAGTAGAGCGTTCAATTCTATGATTACCTTCTATAGTTATTTTACGAATAACTGAATCTGCTAAGGAAATGTTATAGTAAAAAATTGTTAATGTTAAAATTGCTAATTTAATAATTGACCTGATTATCACCTAAAACCTTCTTATAAGATTTATTTAAAATTTTTGCGTTAAACGTACACTATAGTAAATAATATTAACTAGAGCAAGTAAATCTACCTACTTAAGAGAATAAATTTTTTATATCGTTAGAAAAAGAAATTACAGTAAGGAAAATTATTATCATTATCCCTATTTGTAATAAAATATTTCTAGCTTTAATATTCGGTAATTTACCTGTAACTGCTTCATATAATATGAATAATAAATGACCGCCATCAAGTACCGGTATAGGTAACAGGTTAAGTAATCCTAAATTTACCGAAAGCATTGCTATAAATAGTAAATACATCTCTATACTATGTTCTAAAGTTCTTCCTGATTCTTTTGCAATAGCTACCGGACCTCCTATTTCACTTACTGATCGCTTTCCTACAATCATTTGTAATGCTGCTTTTAAAGTTACAACCGATACATCTATAGTATTACATATTGCTTCCGATAAACTTGATAATATCCCTATTTTAGTGTGAACAGGTTCATTTTTAGCCATAATACCAATACGCAGTATTTTTCTAGCTTTTTCTACAACTACTTCTTCAGGCATTATACTAACAGTAAATTCTTCACCTTTTCGCTCTATTAATAAAGTAGAAGAATTTAAACCATTAATTAGTATTTCTTTTTGTACATCACTAAAATCTTTAACTAATTTATTATTAACTTTAACAATTCTATCACCCTCTCGCAAATTAGCTTTTTCTGCTGGTGATTCAGCTATTACCTCCCCTATTACAGGCTGAATTTCTACTTTACCAAGGCAAAAATAAAATCCGGCAAATATTATTATAGCAAGGAAATAATTAATTAAAGGTCCTGCTGCAACTATTAAAAAACGCTCAAAACAAGACTTAGCATAAAACGCTACTTTTTCATTTATTTCTTGCGTTTTATCCATAATGTTTCGATCATAACCATAAATCTTAACATATCCCCCAAGGGGCAATAAACAAATTTTCCACCTAACCCCTTTTGAGTCTGTAATAC
Coding sequences within it:
- the bamA gene encoding outer membrane protein assembly factor BamA, which encodes MIIRSIIKLAILTLTIFYYNISLADSVIRKITIEGNHRIERSTIESYLKLKPGESYNSLKEDEAIKRLYATSLFRNIKMDMSSDGNLIVSVTETPFISSVVFRGNSKIKANMLSKEIYTMAGESLSQAKIELDVKKISEIYKRSGRFATIVTPKIEDLENNRVKVIFDIAEGPKTGIKYIYFSGNENYSDSELKSIVLTKESRWFRFLDSNDTYEPDRIEYDKELLKEFYQSVGFADFRVISVSAELNNTKEYFVLTYSLEEGEKYNFDNVTIENKLTNIDITPVNKIVNIKQGSVFNMKTVENIADKIGEYFTAVGYPAVNVYPDIVKNPDHTINIKFIIEKADKVYINKINIINNLKTEDHVIRREFKSEEDDILNRSYIEKGERNLRNLDYFEKIGITFAQAKTKDKYDLNVDVDEKSTSSVGFDLGYNTTGGVFGRFSFLEYNLVGTGKILNAGVQVSKNTTSYYGGITDPHFLDRDLSLGVSGFINKSGRGQSVLSNTDQNYRQHSVGGKTSLGYEIKEDLSHEIDYLIKRDTLSAPSPSSSIFLQEQMGKFITSAIGHTIAYDQRDSKIIAKNGYLVSVSQEYAGIGGDNKYLKHEVDGKYYKSFIQNKLTLKLSASGGDIAALGGRVIRISDRFNLGDYSLRGFASGGVGPREKVTNEGLGGKRYYTFSTELNFPTPVPEEFNLTGAVFMDLGSLWGVGLNKAKYQSPNGIYNDKSLRASVGFGFIWVTRFAPIRMDWGFAVKKKKYDDTQHFHLRFSTHL
- the rseP gene encoding RIP metalloprotease RseP, producing MLSIVGFIITISILVFIHELGHYAVARFFNVKIEEFSIGFGKELIGITDSKGVRWKICLLPLGGYVKIYGYDRNIMDKTQEINEKVAFYAKSCFERFLIVAAGPLINYFLAIIIFAGFYFCLGKVEIQPVIGEVIAESPAEKANLREGDRIVKVNNKLVKDFSDVQKEILINGLNSSTLLIERKGEEFTVSIMPEEVVVEKARKILRIGIMAKNEPVHTKIGILSSLSEAICNTIDVSVVTLKAALQMIVGKRSVSEIGGPVAIAKESGRTLEHSIEMYLLFIAMLSVNLGLLNLLPIPVLDGGHLLFILYEAVTGKLPNIKARNILLQIGIMIIIFLTVISFSNDIKNLFS